The region GTCGATGTTTGCTAATTCTCCGGCGAGTTCGATTGCCTCCGGGAGGTTACCGAGCCGATCTAAGAGTTTGAGGTCGAGTGCCTGCTGTCCAGAAAAAATTCTTCCATCTGCGAGTTCAGCAATTTCAGAACGGCTCAAGAGGCTTTTCCGTGCCTCAAAGATTGTATCCACAAATTGATTGTAGACGTTATCGACAGTGGCTTGGAGAACCGCTTGCTCTTCCTCCGTCAGCGTGCGGAAAGGTGAGCCTGTATCTTTAAATTCGCCGCTTTTAATGACTTGATGCTCTAATCCGATTTTGTCGTATAAGTCTTTCATCCGTGTGAACTGCATGATGACACCGATGCTACCGGTCAATGTGCCGGGATTCGCCATAATTGTGTCGGCGGCGCATGCGACGTAGTAGCCACCCGACGCGGCGGTTCCACCCATTGAAGCCACGATCGGTTTTTCTATCTTCTGTAATTCGCTATAGATTTCTTGGACTGGGGCGACACTACCACCGGGTGTGTCAATACGAATCACAATCGCCTTGATACTCGAATCGTCGCGGTAGGTGTGAATGAGTTTAATCGTCGCATCTGATTTTGTGATAATGCCTGTAATGTCTATCACTGCGACCTTTTGTCCAATAGATGTCCCACCGCTCATTGATCGCAAGATCAAAATCAAGAAAAATAGGGCAACGATGATGCCGAGAACAATAAAAACACGTCTCTTTTTCATTTTTTTTATAGTTTTCAGTTGTCAGCCATTAGCAGTCAGTAGCTCGCTACATTTTTAGGAGTTCTCTTGCAAGCGGTCAAGTGCTGCGCGAAGCTCTGCGACTTCCATCTCTGCCGCCTCAGCGCGTGCGTCCGCCTGTCTACGTGCAATGGCTTCCTGCTCAGCGCGTGCTGCCTCCTGTTCAGCGCGTGC is a window of Candidatus Poribacteria bacterium DNA encoding:
- the sppA gene encoding signal peptide peptidase SppA translates to MKKRRVFIVLGIIVALFFLILILRSMSGGTSIGQKVAVIDITGIITKSDATIKLIHTYRDDSSIKAIVIRIDTPGGSVAPVQEIYSELQKIEKPIVASMGGTAASGGYYVACAADTIMANPGTLTGSIGVIMQFTRMKDLYDKIGLEHQVIKSGEFKDTGSPFRTLTEEEQAVLQATVDNVYNQFVDTIFEARKSLLSRSEIAELADGRIFSGQQALDLKLLDRLGNLPEAIELAGELANIDGKPKVVRKEKKTSLLEQLLGVQQTPILDEMFSLPGVTFRYQMSLGD